In Ferrigenium kumadai, the DNA window CGAACTGGCCGCGGCTCTGCGTGACGATGCGCGCCTGCACGTCCTCCTCGCAGGCGAGCTCGATCAGCTGCTGCGGGTCGAGCAGCCCATTGAAATCGGGAAAAGCCTTGCGGATCAGCAGCGGTTTCTTCTGCCAGTAATCGCGCAGGAATTCGTTGACGGTCAGCCCGCCGAGCATGGGGAGTCTGGTTTTCATCCGAGAGATTATAGCCGTGTCAGGTCCGCTGCGGATATGCAACGAAATTTTATTAAACTGACGCAAAGAAAGTGTTTAGAATGCAACGCAGGAGGGACATCAATGCCATCTGTTCAGCTCACTGTCGGAATGGAAGCGCCTCACTTCGAATTGCCGGATGCCGATATGGAGACTTTTGCGCTCACTTCGCTGCAGGGCAAGAAGAACGTGGTGCTGTATTTTTATCCCAAGGACAGCACTCCCGGCTGCACCATGGAAGCCAACGAGTTCAGCGAGCTCGAAGAGGATCTCGCCAAGCTGGACACCGTCGTGGTCGGCATCAGCCGGGACGACTGCCTCAGCCATGCCGAGTTCCGCGACAAGCATGGCCTGTCGGTCCTGCTGCTGTCCGATCCCGAGGCGCGCGTCTGCAAACGCTACGGGGTGATGGTCGAGAAGGAAGTGGACGGGCACAAGAAGAACATCGTCCAGCGCTCCACCTTCGTCATCGACAAGCAGGGCAAGCTGCGTCATGTCATGTACGGCGTTCACGCCCACGGGCATCCGCAGGAAATATTTAATCTGATAAAGGAATTGAAATGAAGATCACCAAAGACTCCGTCGTCTCCCTGCGCTATGAACTGTTCGACTCCGAAGGCGAATTGCTGGAAAAGATCGAGGAGCCGGTCAGCTATCTGCATGGCGGTTATGACGGCATCTTCCCCGTGGTCGAGGAAGCGCTGCACGGCAAGAGCGTCGGTGACCATTGCAAGGTGACCATGCAGCCCGACGATGCCTTCGGCGAATACGACCACAGTCTGGTCGAAGTCGAGCCGCGCAGCTCCTTCCCGAAAGAGATCGAGATCGGCATGCAATTCGAAGGCGGCCCGGAAAGTGCCGACGATGAAGACTACCTGCTCTACACCGTGGTGGAAGTCACCGACGACGAAGTCACCGTCGATGGCAACCATCCGCTGGCAGGCAAGACGCTCACCTTCGACTGCACCGTCACCGGCGTGCGTCCGGCAACTGCTGAAGAGCTGGAGCACGGCCACGTACATGGCGAAGACGGTCACCACCACTAGGCCTTGAATCGCCCGCAAGACAAAGCCCGCGCAAGCGGGCTTTTTTATCGGCGTGAATCAGCGGGCCAGCCTCTGCATCAGCCAGTCCGCAACTTGCGCTGCACCACCCGGCTTCACAGGCTCTGTCTGCGGCATGCGCCATAGGCTTTCCAGCCCCCCGGCGAGGTCGCCGTTCTCCAGCGCATCGCGCGAGACTTCGCGGCAGGTGCCCTGCAGTTGCAGCCACTCCACCAGCGCGGGCGACTCCGGCCAGTCGGCACGGTTGACGTACAGCACAGGCACGCCGCTGCTCGCGGCCTCGACGAAACTGCCGTAACCCGGCTTGCACAGCAGCGCATCGCAGCTGGCGAGCAGGTCGCCGAAGCTCAGCGGCAGCGATTCGAGCGCGATGGCATCGGGATGGTCCACCTGCCAGCTGGACTGCACCAGCCAGCGCACACCGTCGATGCGCGGCCAGCGCTCGATGGGCAAGCGGCTGGTGATGCCGCCCAGGCTGACCAGCACCAGCTTCTCTTCTTTCGACAATCTCAAGTGGCGTTCAAGCTCGTCGCGCCGGTTGTCGCCCACCGCGGCAATGGGCGCGACCGGAACGAGATTGGGCAAGTCGTTCATCGCCATGCCCGGCGTGGCACGCAGGAAGGCGTCCGCGTTCGCGTAACAGGCAAGGATTTGTGCTGCGATTCTTTCGTCATCCGTTCGCCCTGAGCTTGTCGAAGGGTTTGAACGAACGGAACCCGACTTATCGCTGCAATAGTGGCGGTAGATATCAGACCAGTTCAACGAACACAGTGCGGCATTGGGGATGCCAGCCCGCTGCGCAGCCGCCAGCGGCAGGTAACCCACGTTCGAGAACACCACGTCCGCCCCCAGTTCGCGCAGCAGGCGCGCCTCTTCGGCAACGCGCTCGTCCCAGTTCGCATGGAAAGCGCGATAGGTAGCCCGGCTTTCCTCGATGCGCACATCCAGCGCCGAAGACATGGCCATGCCGAAGTCGCCCTGGCTGTGCAGGTGCTCGAACGGTGCCAGGATGCGCGAGCGCAGGTGTGCAAGCGGCACAGCGGTGCGTACAGTGAGGCGCAGCTCCGGCATGCGCTCGTGCAGCAAGTTCAGGATGGGCGCGGTCTGCGCGACATGGCCGAAACCGTGGCCGGAGATGGAGACGACGAGGTGGGGCATGGGGCGGAAGCGCATTCGAATGGTGAAACACGGCTTTCATTATAAATCGGCCTCTCTGGGCTGCTTGATTTCCCTGTAATGCGCTATGCTTATGCCCTGAACGTCGCAACCCGAATTCACGAGAACGAACGCCATGGAAAAAACAGTAAAACTTCGCGCTTATCCCGACGACGCCAAGAACAATGCCCCGCAGGGCAACCAGACGGAAGATCAGGGCAAATCTTTCGAGCTGGCAAGGAAGAATGCTCTGCTTGAAGAAAAATCGCTCGATCAACTAAGGATAATCGAGCAGCTCCGGGAAAGCCTCAAGCAAGAGCAGACCAAAGTAGCCGATCTGGCGAAGAAGACGGCTGGAGTGGACACCACTGTGCTCGCCGTGAAAGACGCCCAGCTCGAAGAAGAGAAGAGCCGGGGGCTGGAAAATCTGAAGACCATTGTGCAACTGCGCGAAAGCCTCAAGTTGGAGCAGGCCAAGACGGCCGAGATGGTGAAGATCATTTCCGAGCTCGAAGCCAAGGTAAAGGAAGCGGCCTCGCTGGAAGCGAGCGAGCTGGCCAAAAGGACTGCCGAACTCGAGGAAGAAAAACGGGTGTCGACCGAGCAGATGAAGACGATCGACCTGCTCAGTGAACGTCTCACTCAGGAGCAGGCCAAGACGGCAGGGATGGCCGACAAACTGGCCGAGCTGGATGCCAGGACCAAAGAAGCGGCCGCGCTGGAAACCAAAGTCAAAGAATTGACCGAAGCACTGAGCAAGATCGCCGCCATCGCAGCTGCGGGGAACGCGGCCTAGTACCCAAGGCTCGCTTATGGCCGAGGAAGCCTGCCCACAGGGATAAGGTACAAAGGTGTCTCTCCGGCCGGCAGATGCAGCAGACGGGAGACTTCGGCGTCTTTGAACGCACCTACCGGCGTTGCGCCCAGCCCCAGGGAGGTGGCCTGCAGCAGCAGGTTCTGGGCGGCATGGCCGGCTTCCATGTGCACATAGCGTTCACCCCGCTTACCATAGCCGACAGTGGTGCGGCTGCTCATCGCGGCGATGACCACCACCACGGGCGCACTGCTCACCCATTCCTGATTGATGGCAGCATAAGCCAAGCGCACACGGATGTCGCTGGCGGACACGGTTTCAAGACGGTGTCGATCGGGAAGGTAGCGATAGACCCCGTCCGACAGATTCTCGACGTTGCCCACTGCCAGATAGACCTCCAGCGGGTAAGTGGCGCCCGCAGAAGGCGCCGTGCGATGCCCCGGTACGGTGATGCCCTGAACTGCCCACATCAGTCGCGAGAGCTCGGGCAGTGTCAGCGAGCCCGGGCCGAATTCGCGCACCGAGCGGCGGTGGGCCAGCGCCTCTTCCTGGCTCATGGCTCCCGCCCCGGGCGGTGCGGGTAAGTTCACGCCCGGCGCCTCCGCCCCTGTCCCACCCTCCGTCGTTGCAGCCAAGCTCGTCATAAGTGCCGCCAGAATGAGTCGTTGAATTTTCGCCATTGCAAGAAACTATTGCCCCGTTCTTCCACTTCCGGTGGAAGCAGAAGCCGGGCTCAGTAGTTCATGGGCGAAATGGGGGATTCAGAAGAAGGTGGCGAAGGCGGAGTAGGGCGCGGACAACTGCTGAGGCAGCGGTTGTAGGCTTCCTGGCTATCCTTCATGCACTGGCCCCGTTCCTGGCCCCCGGTCGAAGAGTCATAAGGCGAAGGGCAATCGATATCGCGAGCCTCCTTGTCGGTTTCGCAACTTTCCTTGCAATCCTCGTAGGTATCGGCCCAGCTGATATCGGTCAGAAAAAGCTGAGCCATGATGGCTGTGAGAATGAGTATCAATCGCATGACTATCTCCCAGAATGTTCTCTGCACGACGACCGTGGTTTGGCTCAGCAACCACTACTTCATTCTCGCGGCGAAGTTTTCCCGCGGCAATGGGGCAAACTATGCAAATTGTCGACTGGCCCGGGGCGAGGGGATCGCGTTGTTAACCGGCGACTTTTTCGGCTTGCCGACTGGCGAAAACAAATGCGAAGCGGCCCCCGTTCAGGTCACATCAAGCAGTAATTCTGCGGCTTCATTGGTGTCAGCCCGTGCTCCTCGCCCAGCGTGTCGCGCAGATTGATCTCGACCCCGCGGCAGATCGCATCCAGCGCCAGGTCGTTGGGCAAGTTGCCGAAGGGCTCCTCGATCTCGTCGCCCAGCGCATCCAGGCCGAAGAATGTGTAGGCGACGAGGCCCACCACGAAAGGCGTCATGAAGCCTATCGTGTCGACCAGGCCGAACGGCAGCAAGAAACAGTACAGGTAAGCCGTCCGGTGCAGCAGCAGCGTGTAAGAGAAGGGAATGGGCGTGCTCTTGATCCGTTCGCAAGCCGCGGACGCCGCCGTGATGGCCGACATGGTCGCGTCGATGTTGGACGCCAGGCAGCCATCGAGCCGTTTCTCATCGAGGCACAGGCGTAAGTCATCGCCCATCCGGTGCATTAGATAATCGGGGATGTTGGCGCTCTTGCAGCTCTTTTCCCATTCCTGCTGCGAGAGCAGCGGCTTCAGTTCGGCGCGGCCATCGGTATCGCGCAACAGGTGGCGCAATGCATGCGAGAAGGCGATGGTGCGGTAGATCATCCGCACGCGCACATCGTTCAAGCCCGGGCCGGCCTTGAGCGGCTCGGCGTGCTCGATGAGCGTCAGGCACTGGCGCGCGAAGTTGCGCGTCTGCAACACGATCTCTCCCCACAGCTTGCGTCCTTCGCAGTAGCGGTCATAGGCCGCGTTGTTGCGGAAGCCGAGGAAGATGGCCAGCGGCAGGCCGATCAGCGTGAACGGGATCGCGGTCAGCGTGATCTTGTGGCTGAACAGGTCGCCGTGGGTCATCGTCACCACCGTGGCCAGGACGATGTTGACCAGCAGCACCTTCCAGATGTCCTTTAAGACGGAACCGCGAAAAACCAGAAACAACCTTAAGCCGGACGGCCTGCCGCGAACGATCATGGGTCAACCCTTTTTGAGCGAGAGGTGATTGGCCCTGTAAACCGGAAAAAGTTTCCAGCTCTTGATGAAAATCGGGCTGCATCATCTCTGATGCAGCCTTTAGCAGCCTGCTAGAAACGCAGCCCCAGCGCCTTGCAAAGGAACCCCATGTAAGGCGCGGCCTGGCGGAACCGTTCGACCACCAGCGGGCGCAGCTTCTTCGAAGTCACCGCGGCTTCGCTCAATGCGGCCATGCCGATGAAATCCTTGCGCTTCAGATCCTCCACCAGCGGATGATCCCTGGCGAAGCCGCGCGGCGCGTTGGCGAGCGAGTCGCCTTCCGGCGTGAAATGTTCGCGGAAACCCTTGTCGTCGCGCGCCGCCACCCATGCATCGGGATGTTCGACGATGGCCCGGCGTATCCTGAACAGCTCATCCGCCTCGGGACGCCACAGGCCGATCGCGA includes these proteins:
- a CDS encoding FKBP-type peptidyl-prolyl cis-trans isomerase; this encodes MKITKDSVVSLRYELFDSEGELLEKIEEPVSYLHGGYDGIFPVVEEALHGKSVGDHCKVTMQPDDAFGEYDHSLVEVEPRSSFPKEIEIGMQFEGGPESADDEDYLLYTVVEVTDDEVTVDGNHPLAGKTLTFDCTVTGVRPATAEELEHGHVHGEDGHHH
- a CDS encoding peroxiredoxin: MPSVQLTVGMEAPHFELPDADMETFALTSLQGKKNVVLYFYPKDSTPGCTMEANEFSELEEDLAKLDTVVVGISRDDCLSHAEFRDKHGLSVLLLSDPEARVCKRYGVMVEKEVDGHKKNIVQRSTFVIDKQGKLRHVMYGVHAHGHPQEIFNLIKELK
- a CDS encoding bestrophin family protein, translating into MIVRGRPSGLRLFLVFRGSVLKDIWKVLLVNIVLATVVTMTHGDLFSHKITLTAIPFTLIGLPLAIFLGFRNNAAYDRYCEGRKLWGEIVLQTRNFARQCLTLIEHAEPLKAGPGLNDVRVRMIYRTIAFSHALRHLLRDTDGRAELKPLLSQQEWEKSCKSANIPDYLMHRMGDDLRLCLDEKRLDGCLASNIDATMSAITAASAACERIKSTPIPFSYTLLLHRTAYLYCFLLPFGLVDTIGFMTPFVVGLVAYTFFGLDALGDEIEEPFGNLPNDLALDAICRGVEINLRDTLGEEHGLTPMKPQNYCLM
- a CDS encoding SagB/ThcOx family dehydrogenase translates to MNLPAPPGAGAMSQEEALAHRRSVREFGPGSLTLPELSRLMWAVQGITVPGHRTAPSAGATYPLEVYLAVGNVENLSDGVYRYLPDRHRLETVSASDIRVRLAYAAINQEWVSSAPVVVVIAAMSSRTTVGYGKRGERYVHMEAGHAAQNLLLQATSLGLGATPVGAFKDAEVSRLLHLPAGETPLYLIPVGRLPRP